The following proteins come from a genomic window of Brevinematia bacterium:
- a CDS encoding polyphenol oxidase family protein, whose amino-acid sequence MLLLYQFDKFKLGLEIPNLASPNQEFVDKFQILNFSMSSVVSPEINEIDKIFTLKQVHGNEVVSIENNKILFKEKIYDFSYSLSGTIEADAIVTVDRGIKVGIRSADCAPIMFFGNGVVGGIHGGWRGLKEGIIENTINFVRKKYGFEPQKALYFLLPCIHSCCYEVGEEFLEWAKNFCLIRGGKVYFDIPKFVLSKLLELEASEENIYYSPLCTKCNSEFLPSYRSTKTEDRIEAFIYLT is encoded by the coding sequence ATGCTCCTTCTATACCAATTTGATAAATTCAAGCTCGGCCTTGAAATACCAAACCTAGCTTCACCAAACCAAGAGTTTGTAGACAAATTCCAGATCCTAAACTTTTCCATGTCCTCAGTAGTCTCTCCCGAGATCAACGAGATAGATAAGATATTTACTCTCAAGCAAGTTCACGGCAACGAGGTTGTATCCATTGAAAACAATAAGATCCTTTTCAAAGAGAAGATTTATGATTTCTCATATAGCTTGTCTGGTACTATTGAAGCTGATGCTATTGTTACAGTGGACAGAGGAATAAAAGTTGGTATCAGAAGCGCAGATTGTGCCCCAATAATGTTCTTTGGAAATGGTGTCGTAGGCGGGATTCATGGAGGATGGAGAGGACTTAAAGAAGGTATTATTGAAAACACCATAAATTTTGTAAGAAAAAAGTATGGCTTTGAACCTCAAAAAGCTCTTTACTTTCTACTACCCTGCATCCACTCCTGTTGTTACGAAGTTGGAGAAGAATTCCTAGAATGGGCCAAAAACTTCTGTTTGATTAGAGGCGGAAAAGTGTACTTTGACATACCCAAATTCGTTCTATCCAAACTTCTAGAGTTGGAAGCATCCGAAGAAAACATTTACTACTCTCCACTTTGCACAAAATGCAATTCAGAGTTCCTCCCATCTTATCGCTCAACTAAAACGGAAGATAGGATAGAAGCTTTCATATATCTTACTTAG
- the rpsB gene encoding 30S ribosomal protein S2 — MSEITQESQIEIQPFSSEKVNINVLLEAGAHFGHQKSKWNPKMKEFIFATKGNVHIINLQKTLEKLKDAYNFVKEMAKKGAKFLFVGTRKQAQDIIKQEAVACGQFYVNKKWIPGTLTNFHSVRKAVQNLMRIEKMEVDGSINQLPKSEISKLMKLKKRLSERLEGIRDMKSLPDVLYVVDITKEEIAVNEARKLGIPIVAIVDTNSDPTLVDYPIPANDDAVRSIQIITEVIKSAILEGESFAMKREVEEEEEVEEKESYYVSEKIAEEVESLEDRES, encoded by the coding sequence ATGAGTGAAATAACTCAAGAGAGTCAAATAGAAATTCAGCCATTCTCCTCAGAAAAAGTAAATATAAATGTTCTCTTGGAGGCAGGAGCACATTTCGGGCACCAGAAGAGTAAATGGAACCCTAAAATGAAAGAATTTATCTTCGCTACCAAAGGAAATGTACATATTATCAACCTCCAAAAGACTCTAGAAAAACTCAAAGACGCTTACAACTTTGTTAAGGAAATGGCAAAGAAAGGAGCTAAGTTTCTGTTCGTAGGTACAAGAAAACAAGCACAAGATATAATAAAGCAGGAAGCAGTAGCATGCGGACAATTTTACGTTAACAAAAAGTGGATACCAGGCACACTGACCAACTTCCATTCTGTTAGAAAAGCAGTTCAAAACTTGATGAGAATTGAAAAGATGGAAGTAGATGGTTCTATAAACCAACTGCCTAAGAGTGAAATAAGTAAGCTGATGAAACTAAAAAAGAGACTGTCGGAGAGACTTGAAGGAATAAGGGATATGAAATCTCTTCCAGATGTTCTGTATGTTGTTGACATTACCAAAGAAGAGATCGCTGTGAATGAGGCCAGAAAGCTTGGAATTCCCATAGTAGCTATTGTTGATACCAACTCAGACCCAACGTTGGTTGACTACCCTATACCAGCAAATGACGATGCTGTTAGATCAATACAAATCATAACCGAGGTAATCAAAAGTGCCATTCTTGAAGGTGAAAGCTTTGCTATGAAGAGAGAGGTTGAAGAAGAAGAGGAAGTTGAAGAAAAAGAATCTTACTACGTCTCCGAAAAGATAGCAGAAGAGGTTGAAAGCTTAGAAGACAGAGAATCCTGA